A stretch of DNA from Juglans microcarpa x Juglans regia isolate MS1-56 chromosome 5D, Jm3101_v1.0, whole genome shotgun sequence:
GCAGAACATGTACCGGAGTTTTCGCCACCGGCGCATGTTAGCGGACACCATCATAATGGAGCTCTGGTATACACACACGCACATACATATATGTGCAGCTTGAAACCTCTTAATTAATTCGATTATAGCGATCGCTTTCTATTTGTTTGATTATCGAATGTTAACTGAAAAATGAGGgtatatatatgattgagaaGGGGGCACGCGATAGACTTTGCGAGACTGAATATCAGCACAACTTTCTTCTTCCAGTGCATCAACGAGAGAAGTTCTAATACTCGGTGGACTCGGATTGGCTTCAATGCTTCTATCGTATGTAATTAAATTTGATTCATTTATGTAGTAACTTTTGTTTTcgcttttgttatttttcaaacacacttgctagctagctagctagcttgtcgCAAGAAACCTGATTTTATAAGTTCATGAGTCGATCATTGTGAAAATTGAACTTTGTGGATAGGTGGGCAGAGGAATGTCTGAAAACGACGAGGCGCAAATATTGGCTTTTCAGCATTGGATTGAAGCTGTAATATATAGTTTGATCTCCTCTAACCCCTAGTTCATCTTGATAATCTATGACTTCAAgtactatattaattatatagtactCATGATCTCGTACGGTGTTTTAATCGGATTGTTAGATTGATCCAAGGCATCGCTATGGGCATTACTTGCGTTTGTACTACAACCGATGGTGTGCATCGAATGCTAGTCAGCCTTTTTTTTACTGGTAACCAAAAATCTGCTTAAAGGATAGATGTACGTGAGAAAGTGTTTATGACAATATTAATGCATGGGCGGGGATCGAGTTCTTTAATTGAGAAGATTGCTCAATCTCTATGAATTGAATTTCATGTCAGATGAATCAAAATAAACATATCTTGTTAGTCTGGTGCAATTGCTGCTTCATCACCTTAGCTAAACATggcattattaattaattcatcCTTACAAATATTTAATAGGTGAAAGGCAGTTGTTATATATGCTTTAGTCATAATTTACAGCTTAGAGGCCATATATATAGGAGTATGTATCTTGAGTAAAAGTGCAGACTAGCTCTCAAATGAATTCTTTAGTTCTAGTAAATTTGTTTTTGCTtgaaaagtttatatattagttttacTGTGCAGGATGGATCTAGGAGCTGGCAAAGAGATCGATCTCCCAGAATGCTCGAGATCAATGCTTCACGAACAAAGCGTTAAGTATCTTGGACCTGTATGTGCAGCATccatatatcatataattaatttagtacatttatttattgatattgaGCCTCTTGGATATTTTTGCATATAAAATGAATGAAAGTGCGAAGGTCTTCTTTTAGTGTGAATTGTTTATCTGGTGGAATTAGCTAGAGAGGAACCAATACGAATACACCGTTTCTGAGGGGAAAGTTATCCATAAACAGAGTGGACATTACCTTCATACAATTAGAGGATCACAAGGTGCCAAATGGATATTCGTTGTGAGCACCTCAGGCAGGCTCTACGTCGGAAAGGTAACATTATATACAAGAGActacacaagaaaaaaaaagagagcatTATTTCGATctttaatattgttaaaatctaacagaaagagaaaggaaggtTCCATCATTCTAGCTTCTTGGCTGGAGGAGCAACAATAGCTGCCGGAAGCCTAGTGGCAGAGCACGGAATTCTCAAGGTACAGTTCGATCGTAGGGATTCATATGTACGTGGGAAAGTTGTTGAGAGTGGCGACATATAATATTGGCCATGCAATTAATTAAGTAAAGGAGCTGGTGCATGCATAACCTGTTTTGTTTTTCTCCGGCTTCTAATCCTTGATTGCTTTGACGTTTCAGTCCATATCTGGATTTAGTGGACATTACAGGCCTACAAATGAGAGCATTGAAcgctttttattctttctagGAGACCATGGAGTGAACCTTAAGGGAGTTCAGGTAACTGTTCTCTCTCACCACGTTTTCTTGCAACTCATGTTTGGTCCTGTAAAGCTCGACCAATTGGCGGACAAGGATTTCGAATGTTTGATTAGAATTTGGGTCAAAATTAAATCGATTAAAATCCCCACAAATTGTCATGTCCTTGATTTCTAAGATGGTTATTTCATATGCGGCTGCTCATGCATGGACTTTTAcgagtttttcttttctaatcaCATGATTGCCCTGCTCGTGGTCTGGTCTCTCTTGTATTTTAGTCAGTTTGtctgatgatgatcatgttgTTTGCATTGCTTCTTGTCAGATAGATAGGGTTACTCCTGTAATTGCTTGCTAGTGTGGTTGGCACGACTTGAGCTAGGAGCCGGGAAGCATGGTTCTTCGTTTCGGTTGATGTTCAATATATATGATGAGAAGAAATATTGCTGAGTTTCAAGCATGATGGAATCTAATATCACACAATTTAACATTAAATGCAAATCATTGGAAGGCTTTCAAAATGTTTATCTCCAACAATTATCTTGCtttttgtatatatacacaAGCAGACTCGATCGTAATTAGAGGCTGTTTATTTGTGATAGTAAATAAATGAGCATGTTACCTCGAGCTACAAACAGATCATCATAATCAAAATatacaacttacacaaaatgGACCAGTTATTAATAGATATAAATGGCGATACCATAGATAATGGTATCTCTCGTCGAAGATGGCAAATAACTGTTCAAATATTCCATTATGATCAACCTTTCAGCTTCACTATTTCATGATCACTTTCCGGACAGAAAATGGGTTGCTTGCATCTTGCAGAGCTTGAATTTGAGCACACAGGCATATGGTGTGTTATCGATTAGCTGCGCTTGTTTTCCTTTGTAAAAGTAACTGACCCTgctaattttaacaaaaatttgacGAGTTCTGTAGTTATTAGTCAGTTAAAGAAAAAGACTTGGAGTACTACAGGTTCATGAACAGTTGATCCGGAcatttgaaatatgaaaaatattttagtcacaaaaaatctcataaaaataaattcataaactgacacGACTTGATGCagtacatcagattgtaaagttacttttattgtaaaatatataaaatatattatataaaaacatatcaatttataagtttacttttgtgattATAACACATTCTCTTCTTacattttattattgaaaatgtGTTCTACATCTAGCTGATCCAGTTCTAATAAAAACTGAATTCAAACCTTCACGGCTTCACCTCAAGAAGACATGTCCATTTATATGGAATTGAGAGAAAGATTTAGGTGTGAAACTATTTCGTTGAGTAATGTTTGATATAGTGTTAGAATGTGCAaggctttttaaaaaaatgaacaactttaaaatttacattaaaaaaattactttttaatgatgtattctaatttaataaaacttCTCAATTGCTAATAagctatatttattttcaaacatgaCGAGATCTCCCGTCATTCAGAAAGGCCAAAAAGTAGTTTACACAGATGGCTCAAAACCCATTTCAGAAGACAGAAGATCATagctctagaaaaaaaaaaaaatgaatgggcAGTAAAGCAGTTGTTGGAGGTAGATAggatatcattttcctttctactaactcaaattttatttacactgaaaaatatgaaaatatttgttgGAAACTTTAAACAATAAATCAATTAAAACCTTAAATGACAGTCGTACCCGCACAACCGCTTGTTTGAGTTCCGATTGTTGTAGGAGTTGTGTGACTCATATCGGCACTTGTGTGTCGTTTTGATTGCACAACCGCCCGCCCGTATATAACCATCAGCTTTACTGGTGTGtcgtgtgcgcgcgcgcgcgtgtgagagagagagatagagagagagatttgtaCGGTTTTCTCAGTTTACCGCGATGAGCAACAGACACTCTATAATCCCGATAAGGGATGCCTTATCACGCGTAAACCAGAAAGTTAATCTGATTGGTTTTGTTAGGGAATCCAGCTTTCCGAGAAAGAGTCTGGGAACTGgtatttaattattgtttttttttgcGGTTCTatgtatttctctttttattttttgggtggGGGGTCTGAGCATGAACTAGAAGGttgcaactttttttaaaattggaatTTCTTTGTGTATTTCAGATTATGTTTCGATACTGAAGATTGTGGATGAGTCCTATAAAGACGAAGAGTTCTCAGTACATCTATTCACCGAGAAGCTGGAGCATCTTCCGGTCGTTAGGTCATACAAAGACATCATCATTCTTTACCAAGTCAAGGTGCTTCTTGGATTTCACTCTTATGACGCAAAGTTGTTAATgttttggatcatttttttttgtttttaggatTTCATGGTTACATTTTAACGTTTGAAACATCAATTCCCGTTTCATA
This window harbors:
- the LOC121264712 gene encoding IQ domain-containing protein IQM3-like is translated as MDQAFAAVKLQNMYRSFRHRRMLADTIIMELWGHAIDFARLNISTTFFFQCINERSSNTRWTRIGFNASIVGRGMSENDEAQILAFQHWIEAIDPRHRYGHYLRLYYNRWCASNASQPFFYWMDLGAGKEIDLPECSRSMLHEQSVKYLGPLERNQYEYTVSEGKVIHKQSGHYLHTIRGSQGAKWIFVVSTSGRLYVGKKEKGRFHHSSFLAGGATIAAGSLVAEHGILKSISGFSGHYRPTNESIERFLFFLGDHGVNLKGVQIDRVTPVIAC